The following is a genomic window from Paenibacillus thiaminolyticus.
GGCGATTACCGACAAGACGAAGGCGCTGTTCGCCGAGAGCATCGGCAATCCGAAGGGCGACCTGCTCGATATTGAGGCGGTTGCGGCCGTTGCCCATGAGCATGGATTGCCGCTTATCGTGGACAATACGTTCCCGAGCCCGTTCCTGCTCCGTCCGATCGAGTATGGCGCCGATATCGTCGTGCATTCGGCGACGAAGTTCATTGGCGGACATGGGACCTCCATCGCCGGCATTATCGTGGACGGGGGCAAGTTCGATTGGACCGGCGGCAAGTTCCCGGGCCTTACCGAACCGGATCCGAGTTATAACGGGATCGTCTACACGGAAGCGGTCGGACCGCTCGCGTACATCATTAAGGCGCGGGTTCAACTGCTGCGCGACATGGGAGCCACGCTGTCGCCGTTCAATGCGTTCCTCCTCCTTCAAGGACTGGAGACGCTGCATCTGCGCATGGAGCGCCACAGCGAGAACGCGCTGCGCGTAGCCCAGTTCCTCGAGGCGCATGATGCCGTTGCTTCGGTTAGCTATTGCGGTCTCCCTAGCCATCCTTCCTACGAACTGGCCAAGAAATATTTGCCGAAGGGCCAGGGCGCGATTCTGACCTTCGAGATTAAAGGCGGCGTCGAGGCGGGCCGCCGCGTCATCAATCATGTGAAGCTGCTGTCGCATCTGGCTAATGTTGGCGATTCCAAGTCGCTCATCATCCATCCGGCCAGCACGACGCATCTTCAGCTGAGCGAGGAAGAGCAGATCGCAGCCGGAGTTACTCCTGGCCTCATTCGGTTGTCAATTGGCACGGAATCGATCGATGATATTTTGAACGATCTGGATCAGGCGATCCGGGCAAGCCAATCGGAATAAAGCCGTACACCCGGATAGCCGTTGCCGTCTGGCCGGAATTCGGATGATACAAAGAACACACGCCGCGGGGCGAGGAACCCGTTGGCGTGTGTTCTTTGCTTCTTGTTGGGGAGCGAGGAGGCTGCCGGTGAGACCTGCCGTTACCAGGCGACCCTGATGTTGTATTCACGGAGCCAGCTGTCCACTTGAAGTAAATAAGCGAACAGCTGCGGGCCAGACATCAGCTGCCCGAACCAAGGAAGATGAGAACTCGCATCTTCGGATGCGGCGATTTCACGGATGCGGTCCGCTTGAACGAACTGATGCAGCGGCGAGGCCGGATCGTCGAGCCGCGCCAGCGCTTTGCGGCGAACCGCCTGCAAATAATTTGGATTATGCGTTTTCGGGAACGGGCTTTTTTTCCGGTACAGCACCTCTTCCGGCAGAACACCTTCCATCGCTTTGCGGAGGAGCCCTTTTTCCCGGCCGCCATACATCTTGATGCTCCACGGAATATTGTAGACGTACTCGACAAGCCGATGATCCGTATACGGGACGCGCACCTCCAGCCCTACCCCCATGCTCATGCGGTCTTTGCGGTCGAGCAGGGTCGGCATGAAGCGGGTTATATTGAGGTAGGACATCACCCGCATTTTGGCGGCCTGCGCCTCTTCTCCCGGCAGGGGCGCCACTTCCCGCACTGCATCCGCATACCGGTCCGCGACGTATTCTTCCGCGCGAATCTGGTGCGCGACCTCCGGCTGAAGA
Proteins encoded in this region:
- a CDS encoding homocysteine synthase, yielding MTDTLRSYGLETLAVHAGQEVDPTTLSRAVPLYQTTSYEFRDPDHAADLFALKEFGNIYTRIMNPTTDVFEKRVAALEGGAGALATASGQAAITYAILNIAGAGDEIVSASSLYGGTYNLFSTTLKKLGITVRFVDPSDPENFRKAITDKTKALFAESIGNPKGDLLDIEAVAAVAHEHGLPLIVDNTFPSPFLLRPIEYGADIVVHSATKFIGGHGTSIAGIIVDGGKFDWTGGKFPGLTEPDPSYNGIVYTEAVGPLAYIIKARVQLLRDMGATLSPFNAFLLLQGLETLHLRMERHSENALRVAQFLEAHDAVASVSYCGLPSHPSYELAKKYLPKGQGAILTFEIKGGVEAGRRVINHVKLLSHLANVGDSKSLIIHPASTTHLQLSEEEQIAAGVTPGLIRLSIGTESIDDILNDLDQAIRASQSE